One region of Streptococcus parasanguinis genomic DNA includes:
- a CDS encoding DUF4352 domain-containing protein, translated as MKKIVKWTLFAVATLSLVACGTTAQKTNSQQAKTEKAAKSSASDGQVELSLKGGQYIKPPVLNDSEDGTYLALQLEFKNVSKESINVSDSDITIYDAENNKVKLQSGIYDQTEAFQLLKSDQLAQDKKLTGYIVFPVEKGKKYEVQYERKTYSSDKKTKPLKFAVDSSQYEDKVEASTLLADEYINQVYFSGQRKVKKDDAFVLGTDLKKEASDFRAKFAADFTRQLHDYQFPEEEVTQFIDAYEKENAKRAKLTYKVKQYLPDKVVISLNPETVSMEKTILNHMQTFYQEHRKDYSSIIEANQAQNKAYREEMMASLADRPLTTPDRYDYQLTFVKKDGKWEVEKAYNSDSFMEKFEGNLS; from the coding sequence ATGAAAAAGATTGTTAAATGGACCCTATTTGCTGTGGCGACTTTGAGTCTAGTAGCTTGTGGCACCACTGCTCAAAAAACAAATTCGCAGCAAGCAAAGACAGAAAAAGCAGCGAAAAGCTCGGCATCTGACGGTCAAGTAGAGCTGAGCCTAAAAGGAGGGCAATACATTAAACCGCCTGTCCTCAATGACTCAGAAGACGGCACTTATTTGGCCCTTCAATTAGAATTTAAGAATGTTTCCAAAGAATCTATCAACGTGTCAGATTCAGATATCACCATTTACGATGCGGAGAATAACAAGGTCAAATTGCAGTCAGGAATTTATGACCAAACGGAAGCCTTCCAATTGCTTAAGAGTGATCAGTTGGCCCAGGATAAAAAATTAACCGGCTATATCGTCTTTCCAGTCGAAAAAGGCAAAAAATACGAAGTGCAGTATGAACGAAAAACCTATAGCTCTGATAAAAAAACGAAGCCTCTAAAATTTGCGGTGGATTCTTCTCAATATGAGGACAAGGTGGAAGCTTCCACCCTTCTAGCTGATGAATACATCAATCAAGTTTACTTTAGTGGCCAACGAAAGGTCAAAAAGGATGATGCTTTTGTTTTGGGAACTGATTTGAAAAAGGAAGCCAGTGATTTCCGTGCAAAATTTGCAGCTGATTTTACCCGTCAATTGCATGATTACCAATTCCCAGAAGAAGAAGTGACCCAGTTTATCGATGCTTATGAAAAGGAAAATGCAAAGCGCGCTAAATTAACCTATAAGGTTAAACAATATCTCCCGGACAAGGTGGTCATTAGTCTAAATCCTGAGACTGTCAGCATGGAAAAGACGATCTTAAACCACATGCAGACCTTCTATCAAGAACATCGGAAAGATTATTCGAGTATCATTGAGGCCAATCAGGCTCAAAACAAAGCCTATAGAGAGGAAATGATGGCTTCTCTTGCAGATCGTCCCTTGACGACGCCGGATCGGTACGACTACCAGTTGACCTTTGTTAAGAAAGATGGCAAATGGGAAGTGGAAAAAGCCTATAATAGTGATAGCTTTATGGAAAAATTCGAGGGAAATCTTTCTTAA
- the trhO gene encoding oxygen-dependent tRNA uridine(34) hydroxylase TrhO: MSKDIRVLLYYKYVPIENAEQFAADHLAFCKSIGLKGRILVADEGINGTVSGDYETTQKYMDYVHSLPGMEDLWFKIDEESEQAFKKMFVRYKKEIVHLGLEDDNFDNDINPLETTGVYLSPKEFKEALLDEDTVVLDTRNDYEYDLGHFRGAIRPDIRNFRELPQWVRDNKEKFMDKRVVVYCTGGVRCEKFSGWMVREGYKDVGQLHGGIATYGKDPEVQGELWDGKMYVFDERIAVDVNHVDPSVVGKDWFDGTPCERYVNCGNPFCNRRILTSEENEDKYLRGCSHECRVHPRNRYVEEHNLSQAEVRERLALIGETLDGAPA; the protein is encoded by the coding sequence ATGTCAAAAGATATTCGAGTTTTACTTTACTATAAATATGTTCCCATCGAAAACGCGGAACAATTTGCTGCAGACCACTTGGCTTTCTGTAAATCAATCGGCCTCAAAGGTCGTATCCTAGTGGCTGACGAAGGGATCAACGGAACCGTTTCTGGTGACTACGAAACAACGCAAAAATACATGGACTACGTTCACAGCCTTCCAGGTATGGAAGACCTCTGGTTCAAGATTGACGAAGAAAGTGAGCAAGCCTTCAAGAAGATGTTCGTTCGCTACAAAAAGGAAATCGTTCACCTTGGTTTAGAGGATGATAACTTTGACAACGACATCAATCCTCTTGAAACAACAGGTGTTTACTTGTCACCAAAAGAATTTAAAGAAGCCCTCCTGGATGAAGATACAGTGGTCCTTGATACTCGTAATGACTATGAGTACGACCTTGGACACTTCCGTGGGGCTATCCGTCCAGACATTCGCAACTTCCGTGAATTACCACAATGGGTCCGTGATAACAAAGAAAAATTCATGGATAAACGTGTCGTTGTTTACTGTACAGGTGGAGTCCGTTGTGAGAAATTCTCAGGTTGGATGGTACGTGAAGGCTACAAAGATGTTGGTCAATTGCACGGCGGAATCGCCACCTACGGGAAAGACCCAGAAGTTCAAGGAGAACTATGGGATGGGAAAATGTATGTCTTTGACGAGCGGATTGCAGTCGACGTCAACCATGTCGATCCAAGCGTTGTCGGAAAAGACTGGTTTGATGGAACACCATGTGAACGCTATGTCAACTGTGGAAATCCTTTCTGTAACCGTCGCATCTTGACTTCAGAAGAAAATGAAGACAAGTATCTTCGCGGATGTTCGCATGAGTGCCGGGTTCACCCTCGCAATCGCTATGTAGAAGAACACAACTTGTCACAAGCAGAAGTTCGTGAGCGTTTGGCCCTTATCGGTGAGACGCTTGATGGAGCACCTGCATAA
- a CDS encoding DUF6773 family protein, whose translation MKQKKEPIVKDERTMLLDGKIAGELVLGMTCFIALSAFVKSSILDLDLVAYLPEMFLLIAMGGYAFVRRISSGIDVRDMLEKDSWLSRLGSGLFFAVLVTAMDVIGKREVTSFMLSPKYLVKILLEILVFALLTDLLEKPLAIINRKKQEKIEAELEDEE comes from the coding sequence ATGAAACAAAAGAAAGAACCAATTGTAAAAGATGAACGGACCATGCTACTTGATGGAAAAATCGCAGGAGAACTTGTCCTTGGCATGACCTGCTTTATTGCCCTATCCGCCTTTGTGAAATCCAGTATCCTGGACTTAGACCTCGTCGCTTATCTCCCTGAGATGTTCCTTCTGATTGCCATGGGAGGCTATGCCTTTGTGAGAAGGATCAGTTCAGGGATTGATGTTCGAGATATGTTAGAAAAAGATAGCTGGTTGAGTCGCCTAGGATCAGGTCTATTCTTTGCTGTGCTTGTGACAGCTATGGATGTGATTGGAAAGCGAGAAGTAACGAGCTTTATGCTCAGTCCCAAGTATCTGGTCAAAATTTTATTAGAAATTCTCGTCTTTGCCCTCCTGACAGATCTGCTTGAAAAACCACTTGCTATTATCAATCGGAAAAAACAAGAGAAGATTGAGGCAGAGTTAGAGGATGAAGAATAA
- a CDS encoding methionine ABC transporter ATP-binding protein encodes MSKAMIQLDHIDVTFQQKKRQIQAVKDVTIHINEGDIYGIVGYSGAGKSTLVRVINLLQVPSAGTITVDGDVIYQDRVTLKPAALREKRRDIGMIFQHFNLMAQMTVAENVAFALKHSNLNKEQKNEKVAKLLDLVGLADRAENYPAQLSGGQKQRVAIARALANDPKILISDESTSALDPKTTKQILALLQELNKKLGLTIVLITHEMQIVKDIANRVAVMQNGELIEEGSVLDIFSNPKNALTQDFITVATGIDEAMVKINQQAIVKNLPDDSILAHLKYAGSVTDTAIINDIYKQYQVSANILFGNIEILDHTPVGELVVILSGETQNLETAKAELENAGVSVTIVKDGRKA; translated from the coding sequence ATGAGTAAAGCAATGATTCAGCTGGACCACATTGATGTGACCTTCCAGCAAAAGAAACGTCAGATCCAAGCCGTCAAAGATGTGACCATTCATATTAATGAAGGCGATATCTATGGGATTGTAGGGTATTCCGGAGCCGGGAAATCGACCTTGGTTCGGGTGATCAATCTCTTACAAGTTCCAAGTGCCGGAACCATCACTGTGGATGGGGATGTGATTTACCAAGATCGGGTGACCTTAAAACCGGCTGCTCTTCGAGAGAAACGTCGGGATATCGGGATGATCTTCCAACACTTCAACTTGATGGCTCAAATGACCGTCGCAGAAAATGTAGCCTTCGCTCTTAAACATTCAAATTTAAATAAAGAACAAAAGAATGAAAAAGTGGCGAAATTGTTGGATCTAGTTGGTCTAGCTGACCGTGCAGAAAATTACCCAGCCCAATTGTCTGGTGGTCAAAAGCAACGGGTAGCGATTGCGCGTGCCCTTGCCAATGATCCAAAGATTTTGATCTCAGATGAGTCAACTTCAGCCTTGGATCCAAAGACGACCAAACAAATTCTAGCTCTGTTGCAAGAATTGAACAAGAAACTTGGTTTAACCATTGTCTTGATCACCCATGAGATGCAAATTGTCAAAGATATTGCCAACCGGGTAGCTGTCATGCAAAATGGCGAACTGATTGAAGAAGGGTCTGTTTTAGATATCTTCTCGAATCCGAAAAATGCTTTGACGCAAGACTTTATCACCGTTGCAACAGGAATCGATGAAGCCATGGTGAAAATCAATCAACAAGCGATTGTGAAGAACTTGCCTGATGATTCGATTTTGGCGCATCTCAAGTATGCAGGTTCTGTGACAGATACAGCCATCATCAATGATATTTACAAGCAGTACCAAGTATCTGCCAACATTTTATTTGGGAACATCGAGATCCTTGATCACACTCCTGTCGGAGAATTGGTGGTCATCTTATCAGGTGAGACTCAAAATCTGGAAACGGCCAAAGCTGAGTTAGAAAATGCAGGAGTTTCCGTGACTATTGTGAAAGATGGGAGAAAAGCATGA
- a CDS encoding DUF6773 family protein: MRLQLLNKQIIDEREEGLANKAGAETAGFLCLALTVFSVGSIFTSKVGLSPIMVVALLIVSGLYYSVRCQRLGVKFISYSYLNATGIVAVTFILSLFIWAQNFQLNQAVYQSNPFHSKFLLVLPITFLLNLPIVWGVNTLVMLLAKVEKRRYEAYLDQLEKEE, translated from the coding sequence ATGAGATTACAATTGCTGAACAAACAAATCATAGATGAACGAGAAGAAGGCTTAGCTAATAAGGCTGGTGCTGAGACGGCTGGTTTTCTTTGCCTTGCCTTAACTGTTTTTAGTGTGGGATCCATTTTTACATCTAAGGTGGGGCTCAGTCCAATCATGGTGGTAGCCTTACTCATCGTCTCAGGATTGTATTACTCTGTTCGTTGTCAACGATTGGGTGTGAAATTTATCAGTTATAGCTATCTAAATGCGACAGGAATTGTAGCAGTAACCTTTATTCTCTCCTTGTTCATCTGGGCCCAAAATTTTCAATTAAACCAAGCTGTCTATCAGTCCAATCCCTTCCATTCAAAATTTTTGCTGGTGCTTCCTATCACATTTCTCCTGAATCTTCCGATTGTATGGGGAGTGAATACCCTTGTAATGCTTCTTGCAAAAGTTGAGAAAAGACGCTATGAAGCCTATCTGGATCAATTGGAAAAAGAAGAGTAA
- a CDS encoding helix-turn-helix transcriptional regulator has translation MAKNLKLKMARVEHDMTQGDLADAIGVTRQTIGLIEAGKYNPTLSLCLAICKTLDKTLDQLFWE, from the coding sequence GTGGCGAAAAATCTCAAATTAAAAATGGCCCGGGTCGAGCATGATATGACCCAGGGGGATCTTGCAGATGCCATCGGGGTGACGCGCCAGACCATCGGTCTGATTGAGGCGGGAAAGTATAACCCAACCCTCAGTCTCTGCCTTGCCATCTGTAAGACCTTGGATAAGACGCTGGATCAACTGTTCTGGGAGTAA
- a CDS encoding amino acid ABC transporter substrate-binding protein: MNLKKVIKYSALGLVAVLATSTLVACSSGKSASGKKTIEVGTVGTTKPFSYEEKDGKLTGYEIEVLREIFKGSDKYEVNFNKTEWSSVFAGLDSDRFQIGANNISYSKEREEKYLYPNPYARNPLVLVVPKDSSIKSLDDIGGKKTEVVQGTSTAKQLEDYNKKHSDNPTDLQYTDGTIQTIMANLADGRTDYKIFERISVDTIIRDQGYDNLKVIELPSDQQPYVYPIIAKEDKDLQKFVNKRIKELYDNGTLEKLSKKYFGGVYLPEAKDIKE; this comes from the coding sequence ATGAATCTAAAAAAAGTGATTAAGTATTCTGCTTTAGGATTAGTTGCAGTCCTTGCAACCAGTACTTTAGTAGCATGTTCATCTGGTAAATCAGCCAGTGGTAAGAAAACCATTGAAGTTGGTACTGTTGGAACAACCAAACCATTCTCTTACGAAGAAAAAGACGGCAAGCTAACCGGTTATGAAATCGAAGTTTTGCGTGAAATCTTCAAAGGTTCAGACAAATATGAAGTAAACTTTAACAAAACAGAGTGGTCTTCAGTCTTCGCTGGCTTAGATAGTGACCGTTTCCAAATCGGTGCCAACAACATTAGCTACTCAAAAGAGCGGGAAGAAAAATACCTCTATCCAAATCCATATGCTCGTAATCCATTAGTATTGGTCGTACCAAAAGATTCTTCTATTAAATCTTTGGATGACATTGGTGGCAAGAAAACAGAAGTTGTTCAAGGAACATCTACTGCTAAACAATTAGAAGATTACAATAAAAAACATTCAGATAATCCAACTGACTTGCAATACACAGATGGAACCATTCAAACCATCATGGCTAATCTAGCGGATGGTCGTACAGATTACAAGATCTTCGAACGGATCTCAGTAGATACCATCATTCGTGATCAAGGCTATGACAACTTGAAAGTTATCGAACTTCCAAGCGACCAACAACCTTATGTGTATCCAATTATTGCAAAAGAAGATAAAGATCTTCAAAAATTTGTCAACAAACGTATCAAGGAACTCTATGACAATGGAACCCTTGAAAAACTGTCTAAAAAATACTTTGGTGGAGTTTATCTACCAGAAGCAAAAGATATTAAAGAATAA
- a CDS encoding amidohydrolase — translation MSFSYEELAEIRHYIHQHPELSGQEYQTTAFLRERLEELGIRILESGLKTGLIAEIGSGQPVVALRADIDALPILEQTNLPYQSQHPGVMHACGHDFHQTSLLGAAALLKEKEDQLEGTIRLIFQPAEEISEGASDVLATGLLEDVQGIIGFHNMPQLKAGQLALNAGAMMAGVEKFKVTVTGVSSHAARPDLGVDTVTAVTTMVQNVQLLISRTISPFETAVLSITHLDVGSTWNVLPKSGYFEGTIRSFNPSVQRELKEHFISIIRHIAESLEVDVAFEWGVTPPVTFNDEELTKVVWEASQGLAEVIPANPSTAGEDFAFYQERIPGVFAFIGSNGEPDAPDLHHDHMTIDDAAFEVSVPYYVENAQALLRYFKAKEV, via the coding sequence GTGTCTTTTTCTTATGAAGAGTTAGCAGAGATTCGCCACTATATCCACCAACACCCTGAATTGTCTGGTCAAGAATACCAGACAACCGCCTTTCTAAGGGAACGTTTGGAAGAGTTGGGGATTCGTATTTTAGAGAGTGGGTTAAAAACTGGTCTGATTGCAGAAATTGGGTCCGGCCAACCAGTGGTGGCGCTACGTGCAGATATCGACGCCCTTCCGATTTTGGAACAAACGAATCTTCCCTACCAAAGTCAACATCCGGGTGTCATGCATGCTTGTGGTCACGATTTTCATCAAACCAGTCTTCTAGGAGCAGCAGCTCTTCTCAAGGAAAAGGAAGACCAGCTGGAAGGAACAATACGCTTGATCTTTCAACCGGCAGAAGAAATTTCAGAAGGTGCTTCTGATGTTCTAGCAACAGGACTGTTGGAGGATGTTCAAGGAATTATTGGTTTTCATAATATGCCTCAGCTAAAAGCAGGACAACTTGCTTTGAATGCTGGAGCTATGATGGCAGGGGTAGAGAAATTTAAGGTCACTGTAACAGGGGTTAGTAGCCATGCTGCGAGACCGGATTTGGGAGTTGATACGGTAACAGCCGTCACAACCATGGTTCAGAATGTACAATTATTAATTTCACGGACCATTTCTCCCTTTGAAACAGCTGTTTTATCGATTACGCATCTAGATGTGGGTTCAACCTGGAATGTACTCCCAAAATCAGGCTATTTTGAAGGAACGATTCGCTCCTTTAATCCGAGTGTGCAAAGAGAGTTGAAGGAACATTTTATTTCCATCATTCGACACATTGCAGAAAGTCTGGAAGTAGATGTGGCTTTTGAGTGGGGTGTGACACCGCCCGTTACCTTTAATGATGAGGAATTGACGAAAGTGGTTTGGGAAGCTTCACAAGGCTTGGCTGAAGTGATTCCAGCAAATCCTTCTACAGCTGGAGAAGACTTCGCCTTTTACCAAGAGCGAATTCCTGGAGTCTTTGCCTTTATTGGTTCGAATGGAGAGCCGGATGCGCCAGACCTCCATCATGATCACATGACCATCGATGATGCAGCCTTTGAGGTTTCGGTTCCCTATTATGTTGAAAATGCGCAAGCTTTATTGCGGTATTTTAAAGCCAAAGAAGTGTGA
- a CDS encoding MetQ/NlpA family ABC transporter substrate-binding protein has product MKLKKILGLTALAAIATFALAACGSSKSSSKDGETTVKVGVMTLSDTEKARWDQVQKNLDDAKTGIKLEFTQFTDYSQPNVAVKDGSVDINAFQHYNFLDNWNSKNDNALVAVADTYIAPIRLYSGTENGKNKYTSIKEIPKGGTIAVPNDPTNESRALYVLQSAGLIKLDTKDGQLANVSNIKENPKDLKISELDASQTPSALPSVDAAVINNTFVREAGVDFKKAIYVEKKDNNSKQWYNVIAAKKDWEKSDKAKAIKEIIKAYHKDNVKKVIEESSEGMDQPVF; this is encoded by the coding sequence ATGAAATTGAAAAAAATTCTTGGTTTAACAGCTCTTGCAGCTATTGCAACATTTGCTCTTGCAGCATGTGGTTCTTCAAAATCATCTAGCAAAGATGGTGAAACAACTGTAAAAGTGGGTGTTATGACTTTGAGCGACACTGAAAAAGCTCGTTGGGATCAAGTTCAAAAGAACTTGGATGACGCTAAAACAGGAATCAAATTGGAATTCACTCAATTTACAGATTACTCACAACCAAACGTGGCTGTAAAAGATGGTAGCGTGGATATCAATGCTTTCCAACACTACAACTTCCTTGATAACTGGAACTCTAAAAACGACAATGCCCTTGTTGCAGTAGCAGATACTTACATCGCTCCAATCCGTCTTTACTCTGGTACAGAAAACGGTAAAAACAAATACACTTCAATTAAAGAAATTCCTAAAGGTGGAACAATCGCTGTACCAAATGACCCAACAAATGAAAGCCGTGCCTTGTATGTCTTGCAATCAGCTGGTTTGATTAAATTGGATACCAAAGATGGTCAATTGGCAAACGTGTCAAACATCAAAGAAAATCCAAAAGATTTGAAGATTTCTGAATTGGATGCTTCACAAACACCATCTGCTCTTCCATCAGTAGATGCTGCAGTCATCAACAATACCTTCGTTCGTGAAGCTGGCGTTGATTTCAAAAAAGCTATCTATGTTGAAAAGAAAGACAACAACTCAAAACAATGGTACAACGTGATCGCTGCTAAGAAAGATTGGGAAAAATCTGATAAAGCAAAAGCAATCAAAGAAATCATCAAAGCCTATCACAAAGACAATGTGAAGAAAGTGATCGAAGAATCTTCAGAAGGAATGGACCAACCAGTCTTCTAA
- a CDS encoding methionine ABC transporter permease translates to MIQLIQTYLPNVYKLGWSGQYGWGTAIYLTLYMTVISFIIGGFLGLVTGLLLVLTRPGGVIENRIVFQILDKITSLFRAIPFIILLAFINPLTYLLLKNTIGPTAALVPLSLAVFPFFARQVQVVLSELDGGVIEAAQASGATFWDIVGVYLREGLPDLIRVTTVTIISLIGETAMAGAVGAGGLGTLAINYGKNMFNNDVIFVATLLILILIVLVQFIGDFLSKKISHR, encoded by the coding sequence ATGATCCAGTTAATTCAAACATATTTACCAAATGTCTATAAATTAGGGTGGTCTGGCCAGTATGGATGGGGAACCGCTATTTACTTGACTCTTTACATGACCGTTATTTCCTTCATTATTGGTGGATTTTTAGGTTTGGTGACAGGACTTTTGTTAGTCTTGACCCGTCCAGGTGGTGTCATCGAAAATAGAATCGTTTTCCAAATTTTGGATAAGATTACTTCCTTGTTCCGCGCCATTCCTTTCATTATCTTGTTGGCCTTTATTAATCCCTTGACCTACTTGCTCTTGAAAAATACCATTGGTCCTACAGCAGCCCTTGTTCCGCTGTCTTTGGCTGTCTTTCCATTCTTTGCCCGCCAAGTCCAAGTAGTCTTGTCCGAGTTGGATGGAGGCGTGATTGAAGCAGCACAAGCAAGTGGGGCAACCTTCTGGGATATTGTTGGTGTCTACCTTCGTGAAGGGCTTCCTGATTTGATCCGTGTAACAACGGTAACCATCATTTCCTTGATTGGAGAAACCGCCATGGCAGGTGCCGTTGGTGCTGGAGGATTAGGAACCTTGGCCATCAACTACGGGAAAAACATGTTTAACAATGATGTCATCTTTGTGGCGACCTTATTGATCCTGATTCTGATCGTTCTGGTCCAATTTATCGGGGACTTCCTTTCGAAGAAAATTAGCCACCGTTAG
- a CDS encoding MptD family putative ECF transporter S component — translation MNRINVNQIKQVGAFIFLYFLAIGLGVLVGNLVDHQGNMFYAPAFSALFGGTIYRYYLEKIKGVGSIFIVGCVIGSFFLFSRHGAGAFIPALIAGSFAEMVASSGRFRSNLRNALSFVIFAFATTGPILMMWFYPASYRMSLLDRGKSIDYVNRVMVSPDLATITWFVLTVILGAGLGWGLSYILQPFLTKRRGN, via the coding sequence ATGAATAGAATAAATGTGAATCAAATAAAACAAGTTGGAGCCTTCATTTTCCTCTATTTTCTTGCGATTGGACTGGGGGTCTTAGTTGGAAATCTGGTCGATCATCAAGGAAATATGTTTTATGCTCCTGCCTTTTCAGCCCTGTTTGGCGGGACGATCTACCGCTATTATCTAGAAAAAATAAAAGGAGTTGGATCTATCTTTATAGTTGGCTGCGTGATCGGATCCTTCTTCCTCTTTTCGCGTCATGGTGCAGGGGCCTTTATTCCAGCCTTGATAGCCGGAAGTTTTGCGGAGATGGTCGCCTCAAGTGGTCGTTTTCGCTCGAATTTACGAAATGCCTTGTCTTTTGTTATTTTTGCCTTTGCGACGACAGGGCCCATTCTTATGATGTGGTTCTATCCAGCCAGTTACCGCATGTCGTTACTGGATCGTGGTAAATCGATAGACTATGTCAATCGGGTGATGGTATCACCAGATCTAGCGACCATCACTTGGTTTGTCCTCACGGTCATATTGGGTGCTGGATTAGGATGGGGACTATCATATATCCTACAGCCATTTCTAACAAAAAGAAGAGGAAACTAA
- a CDS encoding M20/M25/M40 family metallo-hydrolase yields the protein MPFATEAEQIRKFENDEVAQHYFEVLRTLISKKSIFAQQIGLKEVANYLGEIFTAAGAKVEVDDSYTAPFVIAKFFSPNPEAKTIIFYNHYDTVPADGDQPWTGDPFTLSVHYGNMYGRGVDDDKGHITARLTALRKYIRESGDLPVNITFIIEGAEESASTDLDKYLAKHKKHLRGADLLVWEQGTRNNQGQLEISGGSKGIVTFDMVVKSAEVDIHSSYGGVVDSASWYLLNAIASLRDKEGRILVDGIYDQIQEPNERELALIEQYANKGPEDVAETYGLTLPILKEDRKEFLRRFYFEPALNIEGFGSGYQGQGVKTILPAEARAKMEVRLVPGLDPKNVLEKIKQQLKKNGYDQVELVYTLGEMSYRSDMSAPSILNVIRLAKDFYREGVSVLPTTAGTGPMHTVFEALQVPMAAFGIGNANSRDHGGDENVKIADYYTHIELIKELIASYE from the coding sequence ATGCCTTTTGCAACAGAAGCGGAACAAATCCGTAAATTTGAAAATGATGAGGTCGCACAACACTATTTTGAAGTGTTGCGAACCTTGATTTCAAAAAAATCCATCTTTGCCCAACAAATTGGTCTCAAGGAAGTGGCCAACTATTTGGGGGAAATTTTTACAGCTGCAGGAGCCAAAGTCGAAGTTGATGATAGCTATACAGCCCCTTTTGTGATTGCCAAATTTTTCTCGCCAAATCCTGAAGCCAAAACCATCATTTTTTATAACCACTATGATACGGTACCAGCTGATGGGGACCAACCTTGGACGGGAGACCCTTTTACCTTATCGGTTCATTATGGAAACATGTACGGTCGAGGGGTTGATGATGACAAGGGGCATATCACGGCTCGTCTCACAGCTCTTCGAAAATACATTCGTGAAAGTGGCGATTTGCCAGTCAATATCACCTTTATCATCGAAGGGGCAGAGGAGTCTGCATCGACTGACTTGGATAAATACTTGGCCAAACACAAGAAACACTTGCGTGGGGCAGACCTCTTAGTGTGGGAACAAGGTACCCGAAATAATCAGGGTCAGTTGGAAATTTCCGGTGGTAGCAAAGGGATCGTCACCTTTGATATGGTGGTGAAGAGTGCAGAAGTGGATATCCATTCCAGCTATGGCGGTGTGGTAGACTCTGCTTCTTGGTATTTGTTAAATGCTATCGCCAGTCTTCGTGACAAAGAAGGTCGAATTTTGGTGGATGGGATTTATGATCAGATCCAAGAACCCAATGAACGCGAGCTAGCTTTGATCGAGCAATATGCCAACAAAGGACCAGAAGATGTAGCGGAAACCTATGGTCTAACCCTTCCAATCTTGAAGGAAGACCGAAAAGAATTCCTGCGTCGTTTCTATTTTGAACCAGCCCTGAATATTGAAGGTTTTGGCTCTGGTTACCAAGGACAAGGTGTTAAAACGATTCTTCCGGCAGAGGCGCGTGCCAAGATGGAGGTGCGCTTGGTTCCAGGTCTAGATCCCAAGAATGTCTTAGAAAAGATCAAGCAACAATTGAAGAAAAATGGCTATGATCAGGTCGAATTGGTCTATACTCTCGGTGAAATGAGTTACCGAAGTGATATGAGTGCCCCATCGATTTTAAATGTCATACGGCTGGCCAAAGATTTCTATAGAGAAGGAGTTTCTGTTCTTCCAACAACAGCGGGGACCGGACCCATGCATACGGTATTTGAGGCTTTGCAGGTGCCGATGGCAGCCTTTGGAATTGGCAATGCCAATAGCCGTGATCATGGGGGCGACGAAAATGTGAAAATCGCCGATTATTACACCCATATTGAATTGATAAAGGAGTTAATAGCAAGTTATGAGTAA